The genomic segment TGATTTGCTCTGTTTAATTCACCTTATAAGTAACTCAATTGTATGTGATTGGGAGTAATTTGTTCTATTTTTTAGTCTTTTGCTCCCAGCActtctaaattttaaaatgaatatgttgttTGCTTTATATTTTGTCTTCATGATCCCGATGTAGAATTACTTTTCAGTACGCCATGTTCTGGCTTCTAACATTAAGAGTTTGTGGCCATATCTGATCACTGCACGGCGCACACACCCCTTTCTGCCAAATCTTGGGACCTCCAGCAGTGTGGTGAGCCGTACAATAAATAGGAATATGAATTTGCATACCAAAAAACTAAATGAGAACACAACATTTTCTAGAACAATTAGAGATCGAAAAAGGCAGGTCACGTTAATGTAACCATCTATTACAGTGAATAGGCAGTTAATGAAAGtcattttatagtttttttttttttttgataggaaacatAAAAGTCATTTTATAGTAACATACAATACTTTAATAGTTCGTAAACATAATAGCAGATATTAAATGGAAACTTGTACAAACATAGGATAGAAAGCTACCTTGCTTGTCCGTCACTATAAACTGGTTCATAGGGAATAGATGTCTTGTCCTGAGATttagaaaacaaaaatgtattacTGTCcatgaagaaaacaaagaattatctttttcttttaacctacaaacaataaataaaaaaagttagTTCAAGTAGACTCAAAAACAAAGATTCtccaacattttgtgtgcttGATGGTGATGCAGAAAAATTTGATTGAATAAGCAGTATGCCATACTAACTTGAAGATAATTATACGTGGTACTATCTGCAGGGACAACACCGTTCTTTCCCCCAGCTTCAACAACCATGTTGCATAGTGTCATTCTTTCTTCCATCTTTAAGAAAAAAAACCAAGATTGAAGAGCACGTTCATTATAAAACCAGGAgagtttaaatatcttaaaatgCCGGTGAACGGAGAGAGACATACAGTTAAACTCTCAACAGTAGAACCAAGAAATTCCATTGCTTTATATGTTGCACCAGCCACTGAAATTTCACCAATTATCTACAATAGATGCGATAAATAGGTGAAATAATGCAATCTTCCAATTTCTAAAACCAGCAGATAAAACGTGTTCTTTACATGTTAATAATAAATGAATCGTTCTTAGTTACAACAAAGATACACTTACTTGCAAGATCAAATCTTTTGCAAGCAAATAATCAGGCATCTCTCCATCCATCACAAATCTCATTGTAGGAGGCACCTGCATGGCAACGGTGAACAATACTCATTTGGCTCACCTCTCCATGCAAAGAACGATATGATTCACATAAACTCATGCAAACAACAGCAGCATGCTAAATTACAATCATGATAGGAGAATAGCTTATGTTTTAAACAGTCGAGAACCCTAAATTATAATCATGATTCACGTATTTTCAGATTTCCCATCGAGTTCTTTCCttataattcaaattttaatctcTCCCAAAAATATCCTATTACAATATCATATTTGATATTACATCACAATATGAGagtttttacaattttaaattatatacatAATACTGAATGATAATTCCAGACAAACTTACATTATTTGAacactaaaaaatatttttttttctacaaTCAATACCAAAAATTCATTTCATGATTTTCATTCCCAGATATAGTTACTGAAAACAAACAGCCAGAAACAccataaaggaaaaaaaaaatccaaatacaCCCTCAAAACTTTTCTTTTGCAAATTTTGCACTTGAAGGTTTTGCTCTTTGATGTGGGCACAAAATATCCTATCTCACAAACCATGTCAGAGGAACGACGTTGACAACCACAGTGCTGaagtaaaatcaagaaaaaaagacAACAGGATTCAGTAGTTAAACTATTTCAGATGTAAAATGAGAAAATCTGTCAAGAAAATGACCCTATAAGAAATCTCTTCTCAGATTCTATAAGCGCAAAAATTTGCATTTTCCGATTACCCATATCGATTCTAGGCATACTTCTATGCAAATAAAATGGTCAGAATAACTCGGATGGGTAAAGAAGATCCAGAACTAAACACAGCAGAAATACCTTGAGCAGAAGTTTTCCAGCACCCAGCACAAAACCAGCATCAGTATTTCCAATTCCAGTAGCAAACTGACCAAATGCCCCAGCAGTACATGTATGAGAGTCTGTACCCAGTAAAACCTAAACAAAAGCAAACATAAACCGATATGTGTTATACAGAACTATGCAAAAGAACTGAAGACTCGAGaagttttaagaaaatgataccTCTCCAGGTCTGCAATGACCTTCTTGTGCAAGAGCCACATGGCACACACCTTTGTAATCTGGATTGGCCTGCAATGACAGTGTCTCAGATATAGACTATTATATTATACAAACATAAAAGGACAGGAGACATTTCAGATGATAATGTAACTGCACCTTAAAGTTCCCAAGATCTTTAATATCATAGAAGTACTTAATATTTTGCTCATTGCAGAAATCCCTCAGGATATCCACATTCCGATTTGCTCGTGCATCAGCTGTGAATATATAATGATCTGgaattattacaattttttcgCGGTCCCAGACCTGAAGTACGGTGTATCGGACAAGGAAAAAACATGAGATTTATTAGCTAAAATTAACGGAATTAATAGGCATACAGAATAAGCCAAAAAGGTCTTCAACTTTATGAACAAATTATGAGAAAACCAAGGGCAGTCAGTGATTTAGCACAACACGGTGTGGATTTTCAAATGAATGAACGACCAACTCAGAGAAGAAATCACAGCTCATGTAAAATAGAATTTGCCACTAACCTCTGGCAAATAATTTATATTGTACATACCAATTAGAACTATCGAGAGGTGATATAGAAATATAGATAACAGCACTGGCCtagaaatacaaaaacacaGAGAATCATTTAACTATACAATTCGCACACAACGAATTACATTCCTCAAAGAAGGACTGCCATGAAGAAAAACTGTAAATCCAGAATCTTAATGCAGGGAAAGATCGGCCTTTTCTCCAAAACACAAATTTTATTGGCTAGCTTAAACCCACTCAAAGTAATTACCTCACAAGAAAAATGCACCCTAGCcggttttattttttatgttcagCTCAGAAGGGAACATGAAAATCAGTTGTAACATTGTAAACATGTGAAAAAGCTGAAACTTAATGGTAAAAGCTTTGACGAACTCTGTATCTATCACTATTCTGCATATTTAATGCTTTGATAGCAATCTGTTATCAAGCAAACATAGTTTCCTCTCAATTTGATGATTTGTCAGGTAAATTCCAAGTCAAAGCGGAAGTATCTTAACGTAGCCTCGAAGTCCACTACCTTCAAGGTACATTACATCACTGTTGGCAACAATGACTGTAGTTAATAAAGACAAAAAGCActgaaagatgagaaaatatATTTCGTCATAAAGTACGAGTTCACTACTATATACCTTGGCATTTTCTCCAAACTCTTTCTTGAAAATCCCTATCGAACCAGGGCCACAAACATCATGAGTCATCAAAATATCCACATTGACCCACACATTCTCACCCGGACTCAACTGCGTTTTCTCCGAAGCCCTTGCAAGTATTTTCTCAGTCATTGTCATCCCAGTCTTGACCTGAAAAGATGCACAAGTTCACAAAACCCAGACTCAAAATCCAACATTTCAACAAGCATCGTCGTAAAAAACGTAAAGTTTATCTCAAGAGTGGAAATTACGGCGCCAGTGGTGGCGGGTTTGCGCTCCGATTGCTGGGGTGTCATCACGGATACAATTTTCTTTGAAGCCCTTTTCTTGGAAGATTGAGCAGAAAATGAAAACGAAGGCTGTGAACGTAAAGATGTAATGCCCACATCTTTCTATAAAACACAGAAAAAAATATGAGTAGCAGAATGGTTAAAACTCTTCAGCAGACCACAAGAAAGCCGATAAAAAGACTGCATTTTCACGCAATTATCGAGGATAAAAACACGCACACACAGAATAACTACAGCACCTGATCTACGTGAAACGGGGACCGTGGTGTGATGGCAGAGGAAGCCATCTTCTTTACTGAATTTCTTGCGATTCGTTTGAACTGAAGAGGATTGATTGGGTCAAGGAAGAATACCACTTGTGTTTACCTTCTATATCTGTTCTTTTATGCATTtctgtatttttatttatttatttgttctaTACTTGTGGCGGCCACTCACTCACTGTATTAGTTGGGCTACAATTTTGGACCAGAGCCCACTAAAGACATATTTTACTTTGGGCCCATCGTGGCCTGGTTGTGGATAAGGCCAcattacataaatattttctgaaaatagtttattataaaaatatgaatcgCCCCCGTTTGGGTATCCCAGGACTTGGCctttttaactttattttttttaccattatttttatttaattgtgattgttgatttaatatttcaaaaagaaaTTAATAGTTTAAAATATCAGTTATTCGAAAGAGTGATAAgatttgctatttttttttcaaaattatacttacagaataatataaataaattatagttAATAACTGTATAAAAGATAAtactatatttaaaattattgaggTTTACATGACATACAAAAACAAATACTACATCTTTCTCAattatataagatttttttttcatcataCAGATTAAGAAATTCGTTGGAAATATAATTATacaaacaatttttttcatttactcTTATTTAATGAATACTTATGTAAATTGTTTGTTATCTTTTCTAGTATCAAAGGTACGTTAGGAAAAGAAGAGAAGCAATATGGTtaaattatatatgtgtttatatatttgggagaaacaaaaaaataaatatgacgtATATAATGAGACATAAAGAGTTAGTAATTATGCACGGTATACAATGGTACTGTTTGGTTAGCTATATtatttatacatatttttatccAATCTAATATCATGTTTAATgcaccatattatttattcatctatcaatcatttatctcacatcaatcaaactattgaattgaaattacaatattactcttaataaaataatattataaatattttattaatattttcaaaagaacAAAACGATAATATcacattatttcaaatttaatcaaattaatcaatcaaatcaaacattatatatatattaactatcatttttatatattttattattaaaaattattatttatctccATATTATTTGTCTCGTATCACGCACTAAACGGTACCTTAATGCATGTATTTTACACACACAAACAGTCTATTTAATAATGTATAATGGGTTTTCCGTGCCAGATCGAGCTCCATTATAATTTAGAGCGTTGACCAATTTGACAGCCTTgcaaaaaggaaaatatttggaaaaatatttcgcatttttaaaaaaaatttccaaaaaaataaaaaaaatccttgATTAAGGCACAAGGAAGCAAGTTGCtgtttattaataataaatgaaaTACCAACATGTTTCCACGAAGTCAACTAGTGCAGAAAGAGGAATAACATTTTCTCATGCATGGATCTAAATCTATTTTAACAGATCAATGGCACTTGTTGCTCGACTTTGATTGATTAGATAgtgttattattttttcgaGAGAGAGTTATGGAGGGGATGAAAGAAATTGCAAGAGCCTACTACGTTAGAGCAAGCGAAGAGGAAAGAAACTTGGTGAACCAAGGTTTTGCACAAATAGATGTGAACGGGGATGGCTGGGTAAGTTCCCTAGAATTCAAAAAATTGATGAATCCTGGCGAATCACACCAGAATATATTCAGACTATTCGACATAAACGGAGACGGGGCCCTGgattttgatgaatttttgGCTGTTTACTACGTCACTGTAAAGGTCAACATGCTTCTGGGCTGCAGTGGGTGCAAAGCCTTTCTTCTGGGGCCATTCTTCTCGTGCACGCTGTGTCTTGGAAAAGGCGACGATACATTTGACTTGTGCTGCGCTTGCTACACAGGAGGAAGAGTGGCGCACGAGCACTCCAAGGAGAATCTGGTGGATCAGTACTCGTTGATCAAGATGATGAGAAGTCGAGCGACTGCCGATGCACAGAAGCCCGGTCCGGCGATGACAGATCAACCATTACCAACTACTGATGCCCATTTACAAAGAAATCAGGGAATCAAGGTACCGTAGAATTTGTCAAAGTATGTATGCTCGATGCATTTTCGTTTCTGATCTTTCATTTTACCCGCTTAACGCCTTCTCGAGTTACTAATGCTAGATCGAATACCTGGACTAAATGTAGTAAATgcggattttatttattttttttgaatgtaAATGCGGaaatttcatttattataatatgCAAGATATATTagtatctataaaaaaaatgagaatttAGTATATTATATCATAGAGCAAAAGCtatattatgaaattaaaataatatatatttatcaaaataagtGATAATCGGTGTTACGTGTTAAATACTACATAATTTCAATGAATTTTAAGAATTAATAGTCCAGTGTATATCCTACGAGACCGATCGATTCacttttattgatgacattttcttgcaccttttttcaaaaattagctAAATTTGAGCATTTTTACCGCATGAACATCTATTGgaaattttggtaaattttatACCGAAGTGTATATATTTTACTAGAAAACAGTAACTATACAACGGCTGTAATGTATTCTTGATCTTGGTTACAGAAAGAGATGGAAGAACTCCGCGAGATTGCAATAGCCCAACATCGAGCAGGGTCGCCAGAAGTTCAAGCGCTGGCACATCAGTTCTTTCAATCTCTCGACACCAACGGAGATCGCAAGGTAGATGTAGCAGAGTTCTTGGCATTCACGAACCGGGAAGGTTATACGCGCTTCAACAATCCGGATTTCTTCAGGAATCTTGACAGAAATGGCAACGGCACACTGGACTTCTGGGAGGTGTTGACTTTGTATTTCATTATCAAGAATGGACGACCATTCTGCGACTCCTGTGGCAACTTCATACCGGGGGCGTTTTTCTCATGCGTCGACTGCTATAAGAGTGGCAAAGACACGTTTGATCTATGTCGTGATTGTTATAAATCTATGAAATGGAATCATCATAGTCATGGTGGCCCTCCTCAGTTTTTAGACAACTGCACATTGCTATTGGCCGCAAAAGTTTCGACATGATCGCGCTCTTGGTAAGTCGTTTTTAGGGTTGCATTTGGATTGAGTAATTTGAAATATACGACTTCAAATATATTTGCATGGttaaataacttaaataaataaaactcaaaTTCATAATTCATATTCTATTTATTTACCCTATAATTATACTAATCATGATGGATTTCGAATGACTGAAATATTCGaaggatttgaaatttattgtgattaatataattataatttaaataagcagggttatggatttgaaattatcTTGTTTAAGTTAtataaatgatgaaaatgaatttcaaatccatggaTTTCAAATGTTTCAATCCAAATGCATCCTAAGAACTGATATTGCATCTAATAATACTTCTTTATTTTCATACGTGGGTCAAAAAAAAATGGACCACACGTCTAAGAATAAACGTGAATTGTTGGACGCAAACTTGTGGCAATATTCTAAGGTAAGTTGAACTCAACCCTCAAGGTAGGTTTGAAATAATAAGGATGGTCAGTTTATGGGGAGAGTCCGATTTAAGTTCTTCTTTAGAAAGTGAAAACATATTGGTATTTATATCGTGAGACTAGTTAACTATGGATTCATCTAAGCTTATGTTTGGTTGGATTGATAAGGATTGGTTGCTTAATATTCCAATTCAATCAATTATTTGTTTACAATTTCATATATTGAATCTTAGATAGAAAACTTACAATATTATTCTTTATATCTTTTTAATTTATGctaattatttaaattcataaaattataatttaacatattatcCCAGATTTAATCAATCATATGGTTTGAAAGcatgaaatttataaaaatctaCATTTTCATTAACTTGTCTTATAATCAATGTGATCTATCACTTATGTTGCCCCAAGCAGAAATTGTGATTTAAACATGGCGCGTATGGGTATACATACTTGGTATGGATTTTGCATCCGGTGCATTTCCTTTGGTATCTTTTGGAGAAAACTTGACCTATTTATCGTTCTATGGCGTGTTTCAAATTACATCCAAATTaaactatttttattaaatgtgagtatttgaatatcataatttttcaaCTATACTAGCACTTTAACATGTGCATTGCACGTGAAGTCATGTCGTGCGTGCATTCAGGAGTGGTATATCGTATCATATCGAAAAATGTGTACtgtatatcgtaccgaaaattgcggtattaaaaatatttatactgaaatcgtaccgaaaatttcagtATTCGAGTATACTGATTATACCGAAATGTTGCGATGTACAAAGATTTCGGTAGTGTATCGACATATACTTTTTTATAccgaaaaatatattatatttttttaaaaaaattaactttattatttaaaaatattatatattttttaatttatatattatctcattatttctatatatattattaattttcaaatttcatactgTTATCATACCAAGAAACTCGCGCGGTATAGATACCATATCATACCCAAAATTTCGGTAATTCAgtatttttcggtacgataactcagtataccaaaaattcgatattttttctcaCCCAAGTGCATTTCATGTTCTTATAAGTTATT from the Primulina huaijiensis isolate GDHJ02 unplaced genomic scaffold, ASM1229523v2 scaffold43375_ERROPOS137452+, whole genome shotgun sequence genome contains:
- the LOC140970235 gene encoding 3-isopropylmalate dehydratase large subunit, chloroplastic-like; its protein translation is MASSAITPRSPFHVDQKDVGITSLRSQPSFSFSAQSSKKRASKKIVSVMTPQQSERKPATTGAVKTGMTMTEKILARASEKTQLSPGENVWVNVDILMTHDVCGPGSIGIFKKEFGENAKVWDREKIVIIPDHYIFTADARANRNVDILRDFCNEQNIKYFYDIKDLGNFKANPDYKGVCHVALAQEGHCRPGEVLLGTDSHTCTAGAFGQFATGIGNTDAGFVLGAGKLLLKVPPTMRFVMDGEMPDYLLAKDLILQIIGEISVAGATYKAMEFLGSTVESLTMEERMTLCNMVVEAGGKNGVVPADSTTYNYLQDKTSIPYEPVYSDGQARFLSEYRFDISKLEPVVAKPHSPDNRALARECKDVKIDRVYIGSCTGGKTEDFMAAAKVFLASGKRVKVPTFLVPATQKVWMDVYSLPVPGSGGKTCSQIFEEAGCDTPTSPSCGACLGGPKDTYARINEPTVCVSTTNRNFPGRMGHKEGQIYLASPYTAAASALTGFVTDPREFLL
- the LOC140970238 gene encoding uncharacterized protein, whose protein sequence is MEGMKEIARAYYVRASEEERNLVNQGFAQIDVNGDGWVSSLEFKKLMNPGESHQNIFRLFDINGDGALDFDEFLAVYYVTVKVNMLLGCSGCKAFLLGPFFSCTLCLGKGDDTFDLCCACYTGGRVAHEHSKENLVDQYSLIKMMRSRATADAQKPGPAMTDQPLPTTDAHLQRNQGIKKEMEELREIAIAQHRAGSPEVQALAHQFFQSLDTNGDRKVDVAEFLAFTNREGYTRFNNPDFFRNLDRNGNGTLDFWEVLTLYFIIKNGRPFCDSCGNFIPGAFFSCVDCYKSGKDTFDLCRDCYKSMKWNHHSHGGPPQFLDNCTLLLAAKVST